The stretch of DNA GTGCGCGAGTGCGGCATGCTGGGGCGCCGGGCCCGTGGGCCGGGCCGTGCGGGCCGTGGTGGCACGGCCGCGGGTGTCCACCCGCCGCACATCGAAGAACGAGGGTACCCGCCGCGTCGGAGGAGGGTCAAAACGCCCCCTCCCCCGACGCCCGAGGTCAGGCCCGCCAGCGCGAAGCGTTCACCTGTTCGACGTGACGGTAGCTCTCGTTGGCCGTGCCGAGCGCCACTCCGATCTGCCCCAGAACGTTGGCGAGGCCGGCTGCCGCGGTGTCCCACTGGCGCTGTTTTGCCTGGTACTCGGTGGCGGCCTGCCCCTCCCAGGTGGCGACCATCGGCGCCAGGAACCGCTTCAGGTCCTCCAGCTGGTTCGTCATCCGGCCCGCGACGCCGGAGACGTCGGACTGCGCGGCCTCGAGCGCCCCGAACGTGACCTTGATCTCGCCCATGTCTCCCCCTCAGCCCAGCGCCGCGCGGATCGCGGACATGTCGCTCGTGTGCTGCTCCTCCTGCGTCTGGTAGCTCACCCCGGAGCCCTGGATCGACTCGCCGATGCCGCGCAGGGCGTCGTTCAGCGACTTGGCCTCCGCGTCCCACCGCGCCATCAGCGAGATGAACGCCGCGGACGCGTCGCCACGCCACGCCCCGGCGAGCGGAGCGAGCCGGGATCGCAGTGCGGCGAGGTCGGACTGCACCGTGTCGTTCACGGTGAGCACGTGCTTCGCGGCCGCCTGCATCTCCTCGACTGTCGTGCCGAATCCCTGGGTCATGCCGGTCCCCTTCCGTGCGGTTTCCGTCACGCTCGCACCGGCACCGGGCCCCGCGGGGCGGAACGCGGTAGATCGTTCACAGGTGTGAACATCAGTCGGTGCGAACCGACGCCACGACGACGGCGCAGGCCGCCCGCACCGCCTCCGCGCCCGCCTGCGTGTGGCGGCAGCCCACGCTGAGCTGCGCGTCGCGGTCGAGCACGACGAACCAGTCGACGACCGTGCCGCCCGGCTCCTCCTGGCGGTAGGAGGTGACCGGGCGCCCGGCGAGGTGGTCGCTGGGGTCGTAGCCGGAGAACGTGGAGCCTCCCGCCACCGCGGCGTCGTACGCGGACCGCAGCTCGGCCTGCGCCCGCTGCGGCTCGGCGGCCGTGTCGTAGCCGAGCCGGGAGTGCTCGACCGCGATCAGGTCGCTGCCCTCCGGGGCGGCCACCGGGCTGAGCAGCACCCTGCGCCGCTCCGGCAGCCCGCCGGTGTGCTCCCAGCCCGCGGGAACGGCGAGCCGGTAGCCGTACTGCACGAGGACGCCGGCCGGCAGCGCCTCGGCGGCGGGCGGCACGAGGAGCCGTCCGACCAGGAGCAACACGACGACGGCGACGGCAGCAGCGGTCCCGAGGAGTGCCACCCGCAGCGGTCGCCGGGGACGGGCGGGCAGCGGCGGCAGGTACGACGGGCCGTCGATGCGCGCTGCCGGGGTCCGAACCCCCGGCTCCATCGGGCACCGCAGTGCGCCCAGCACCGCTGCGGCCTCCGGCCTCGGGGCCACCTCCGCCCCCGCGACACCCGACTCGTCCACCACGCGGGCCAGCAACGGCATCCGGGCGAGGCCACCGATGAGCAGCACCCGCGGGGCGCCCGCCAGCACCTCGCGCAGCACACCGACCGCGGCCGTCAACGGCTCGGCGAGCAGCGGCCGCACTGCCGCGGCTGCTACGCCGTCCACGGCCGGGAGCAGCGACAACGCCTCCCGCACCGCCACCGGGTTCCGGCCGGTGCGTGTGGCCACCAGCTCGTCGAGGAGCCGCCCGCCCACCTCCGCCGCGGCGACGGCCAGCAGGTGGCCGTCCGGGGACAGCAGCGTGGCCTCCGCGAGGGACGCACCGACGTCGAGCACGGCTACCTCCCCCGGGCCTGCGGCCGCGAGCGGGGCGGGCACGGCGCTGACCCGGGCGGCCAGCCCGGCACACTCCCGCGCCCACCACGCCGCGCGGGCGGGCGGCCACCGCGCGGGGTGGACGAGCACCAGCTCCTCCGGCGGTGGCCCCACCAGCTCGGCGAGCAACGTGGCCACCCCGGGGCCCGGCGCGGGCAGCTCGGCGATCAGCCACGGCGGGCCGTCCACCTCCGCGCCCGCGACCCGCACGAAGCCGGCGCCCTCCTGGACGGCGACGCGAACGGGCCGCACTAGGCGTCCTCGTCCGGCGCCAGCCACGCGAGCTGGACGCGCCGGGCGGTGCGGCGCCGGTCGACCAGCACCCCGCGCCCCGGCGGCTCGGAGGCGGGCTTCGAGGTGCCGAGCAGGGCCCCCTCGTCGGGGCTGCCGTTCATGACGAGGCCGGGCGCGGCGAGCTCGCGCAGCCGCCCGAGCACCGGGTCGTAAAGGGCCCGCGCGGCGCCACCGCACCGCCGGGCGACCACCAGGTGCAGGCCGACGTCCTTGGCCTGCGCGAGGAACTCGACGAGCGGGAGCAGCGGGTTCGCGGTGCCACCGCCGGGGGCGACGAGGTCGTAGTCGTCGACGAGCACGTACACGTCGGGCCCGGTCCACCAGCTGCGTTCCCGCAGCTCACGGGGGGTGACGTCCGGGCCGGGCAGCCGCCTGCGCAGCGATGCGGCCACGTCGCGGGCAGCCGTGGCCGTGGCGTCCGGGGTGCTGGTGTAGCCGATCAGGTGGGAGTCCGGGACCACGCCGAGGAGGGTGCGGCGGTGGTCGACCACCACGATGCGCGCCTGTTCCGGCGCGAACGCGGTGACGACGCCGTGCGCGATCAGCCGCAGCAGTGCGGTCTTGCCGCTCTCCGCGTCGGCGAAGCACAGCAGGTGGGGGTCGGCGGCGGGGTCGAGCACAACCCGCGCGAGCCGCTCCTCGTCCACCCCGAGCGGGATCCCCGCGGCGCCGGGCGGCAGCCGGTCCAGGTCGATGCGGTCGGGCAGCAGCCGCACCGGGGCGACCCCCTCACCCGGCCAGCCACCCGCGATCCGGGCCACGAGCGCCGGTAGGTCGGCTGAGGAGGTGCGGGGTGCCGCGACCACGGCGGGCGCGCCGTCGGCAGCGAGCCCGTGCCCGGGCCGGGCGGGCACGGCGGCGGCCCGGCGCCGGTCGACCTCGGATTCGGCAGCCTCCCCCAGCCGCAGCTCGATGCGCCCGCCGACCAGGTCCTTCAGCGCTGGCCGCAGCTCGCTCCAGCGGGTGGCCGACAGCGCGACGTGCAGCCCGTAGGAGAGGCCTTGCGCTGCCAGTGGCACCAGCCGCGCCTCCAGGTCGTCGAACTCGCCCCGCAGGACGAGGTACCCGTCGACGACGAGCAGGACGTCGGTGGCCGGTTCGCCGGGGAACTCGCCTGCGGCGCGGCGAGCGCGGAAGGCCTCCACCGATGCGATCCCGTGCTCGCGGAAGAGCTGCTCGCGCCGCGCGAGCACGGCCGCGAACGCGGCGACCACCCGGCGCACGAGGTCCGGTTGCTGCCGGTCGGCCACGGTGCCGACGTGCGGGAGCCCGGCCAGCGCCGACAGGGCCCCGCCGCCGAAGTCGAGGACGTGCACGGCGAGCTCGTCGGGGGTGCTGGTGAGCGCCAGCGCCAGCACGGTGGTGGCGAGCGCGGACGACTTCCCGCTGCGCGGGGCGCCGACCACGGCGAGGTGCCCGGACCCACCGGCCAGGTCGACGAGGAGCGCGTCGCGACGCTGCTGGTAGGGCCGGTCGACGAGCCCGACCGCCACCCGCAACGGGCCGGTCGGCCCGCCCACCTCGTCCAGCGTCGGCGGGTCGGCTAGCGGGGGGAGCCAGACCCGGTGGGCGGGCGGACCGCTGCCGGCCATCGCCCCGATGACGGTGTCGAGGACGCTCGGCCCGTCGGCGGTGTCCTCGTCGGGCGGTGGTGCGTCGGGCACCCGTACCGGCGCCACGACGAACGGGTGCGCCCGCGGCCGCTGCGGGGCCGGGCCGGGCGATCGGGGCGCCGTGTCCGGACCGGACACGTACGCCGAGCGGAACCGGACCAGCTCCCCGGTGCCGGTGGCGAGGAACGCCGATCCGGGCGCGGACGGCAGCTGGTGCGCGTCCGGCACCCCGAGGACGGCGCGGGACTCCGCTGCGGAGAACGTGCGCAGGGCGATCCGGTACGACAGGTGCGACTCGAGCCCGCGCAGCCGTCCCTCGTCGAGGCGCTGCGAGGCGAGCAGCAGGTGCAGCCCGAGCGAGCGCCCGAGCCGTCCGATCGTGACGAGCAGGTCGATCAGCTCCGGCCGCTGCGCGAGCAGCTCGGAGAACTCGTCGACCACGACGAACAGGGCCGGCAGCGGTGGCAGGTCGGCGCCTGCGCGCCGGGCCGCGGCGTACTCGGTGATCCCGGCGAGGTTGCCCGCCGCCCTCAGCAGCTCCTGCCTGCGGTTGATCTCACCGGCGAGCGCGTCGGCCATCCGGTCGACGAGGCCGAGCTCGTCGGCGAGGTTCGTGATCACCGCGGAGACGTGCGGGAGGCCCGAGAGCCCGAGGAACGTGGCGCCGCCCTTGAAGTCGACGAGTACGAGGTTCAGCTCCTCGGACGAGTGCGCGGCGGCCAGGCCGAGCACGAGCGTGCGCAGCAGCTCGCTCTTGCCCGAACCGGTGGCGCCGATGCAGAGGCCGTGCGGCCCGCTGCCGCCGAGCGCCGCCTCCTTGAGGTCGAGGGCGACCGGTACACCGCTCTCGTCGACGCCGATCGGCACCCGCAGCCGGTCGGCCTCCGAGCGCGCCCAGCGGGCGCGCAGCGCGGCGATCCCGTCCGGGCCGGGCGCGAGGCCGAGCAGCGCGCGCAGCCCGGTCGGTGCCGCCGGAGCCGGGTCACCCGCGGTCGTGACCTCCGCCGCGCGGTGCCGCGCGAGCCTGCGGGCCAGTGCCGTGGCCTCCGCGACGGTGAGAGCGTCGGGACGCCCGATCACGAGGGGCTGGTCGTCACCACCGCCGCGCAGCAGGAGGTCCGGCGCGACCAGCAGCCGCACCACCGACGGCGCCGGGCGCCTGCCCGTCGGTGCCCCTACGCGCAGCACGGTGACGCCCGCGACCCCGGCCCACGCCCCCGGCCCCTCCGCCACGTCGTCGACCACCACCAGCAGGTGTGGCTCCCCGAGGCCGGGGCCGGGTGGGCGGCCCGCGAGCTCGGCGAGCCACCAGTGCCGCACGTCGCCCGCCTCCGCGGTGATCATCCGCAGCGGCCCGACCACGTCGTGGCGGC from Pseudonocardia cypriaca encodes:
- a CDS encoding WXG100 family type VII secretion target, with amino-acid sequence MGEIKVTFGALEAAQSDVSGVAGRMTNQLEDLKRFLAPMVATWEGQAATEYQAKQRQWDTAAAGLANVLGQIGVALGTANESYRHVEQVNASRWRA
- a CDS encoding WXG100 family type VII secretion target, whose translation is MTQGFGTTVEEMQAAAKHVLTVNDTVQSDLAALRSRLAPLAGAWRGDASAAFISLMARWDAEAKSLNDALRGIGESIQGSGVSYQTQEEQHTSDMSAIRAALG
- a CDS encoding type VII secretion-associated protein, translated to MRPVRVAVQEGAGFVRVAGAEVDGPPWLIAELPAPGPGVATLLAELVGPPPEELVLVHPARWPPARAAWWARECAGLAARVSAVPAPLAAAGPGEVAVLDVGASLAEATLLSPDGHLLAVAAAEVGGRLLDELVATRTGRNPVAVREALSLLPAVDGVAAAAVRPLLAEPLTAAVGVLREVLAGAPRVLLIGGLARMPLLARVVDESGVAGAEVAPRPEAAAVLGALRCPMEPGVRTPAARIDGPSYLPPLPARPRRPLRVALLGTAAAVAVVVLLLVGRLLVPPAAEALPAGVLVQYGYRLAVPAGWEHTGGLPERRRVLLSPVAAPEGSDLIAVEHSRLGYDTAAEPQRAQAELRSAYDAAVAGGSTFSGYDPSDHLAGRPVTSYRQEEPGGTVVDWFVVLDRDAQLSVGCRHTQAGAEAVRAACAVVVASVRTD
- the eccCa gene encoding type VII secretion protein EccCa; this translates as MSTGRSRTAPPRMPGGELTLEPPPEPERVVPAGVLQRMLPLVMLVGSVGFIAVLGVREPTSWLFGGMFAISSLGMLLAGGGRGGGSRAADIDEDRRDYLRYLSVLRERVRGIAAEQRAALEWSHPEPSAWPAVLRAGRMWERRPSDPDFAHVRVGRGAQRIATRLVPPQTGPVDGLEPITALALRRFLLNHAVVPDLPVALSLRASGTVWLEPAGAGIDRVRALARAVVVQYALWHAPADALLAVVAPPSLAHEWEWVKWLPHAGHPRRHDVVGPLRMITAEAGDVRHWWLAELAGRPPGPGLGEPHLLVVVDDVAEGPGAWAGVAGVTVLRVGAPTGRRPAPSVVRLLVAPDLLLRGGGDDQPLVIGRPDALTVAEATALARRLARHRAAEVTTAGDPAPAAPTGLRALLGLAPGPDGIAALRARWARSEADRLRVPIGVDESGVPVALDLKEAALGGSGPHGLCIGATGSGKSELLRTLVLGLAAAHSSEELNLVLVDFKGGATFLGLSGLPHVSAVITNLADELGLVDRMADALAGEINRRQELLRAAGNLAGITEYAAARRAGADLPPLPALFVVVDEFSELLAQRPELIDLLVTIGRLGRSLGLHLLLASQRLDEGRLRGLESHLSYRIALRTFSAAESRAVLGVPDAHQLPSAPGSAFLATGTGELVRFRSAYVSGPDTAPRSPGPAPQRPRAHPFVVAPVRVPDAPPPDEDTADGPSVLDTVIGAMAGSGPPAHRVWLPPLADPPTLDEVGGPTGPLRVAVGLVDRPYQQRRDALLVDLAGGSGHLAVVGAPRSGKSSALATTVLALALTSTPDELAVHVLDFGGGALSALAGLPHVGTVADRQQPDLVRRVVAAFAAVLARREQLFREHGIASVEAFRARRAAGEFPGEPATDVLLVVDGYLVLRGEFDDLEARLVPLAAQGLSYGLHVALSATRWSELRPALKDLVGGRIELRLGEAAESEVDRRRAAAVPARPGHGLAADGAPAVVAAPRTSSADLPALVARIAGGWPGEGVAPVRLLPDRIDLDRLPPGAAGIPLGVDEERLARVVLDPAADPHLLCFADAESGKTALLRLIAHGVVTAFAPEQARIVVVDHRRTLLGVVPDSHLIGYTSTPDATATAARDVAASLRRRLPGPDVTPRELRERSWWTGPDVYVLVDDYDLVAPGGGTANPLLPLVEFLAQAKDVGLHLVVARRCGGAARALYDPVLGRLRELAAPGLVMNGSPDEGALLGTSKPASEPPGRGVLVDRRRTARRVQLAWLAPDEDA